A genomic window from Hyla sarda isolate aHylSar1 chromosome 8, aHylSar1.hap1, whole genome shotgun sequence includes:
- the LOC130285391 gene encoding taste receptor type 2 member 40-like, whose amino-acid sequence MEMAAQLFVITSLVVTWISGIALSSFIVIIYIIEWKKKEQFNVCDRIFVFMALNNLLRQSSILLSGLSFIFWFHLMVTNRGYIMVCTVTFLYLIYDSIWHSAWLSMYYCVKLVNSSHRVIVMVKHRLSSSVTLLLITTSVASFLINLPWTMLVSVPHNNSSSSRGNFIQLNLYFTYINVLFGCCLPFLVTFICIGVSVGALVRHMWRMRHSASQFSSSPQLQGHVRATRTMILQVLLNFVLYVSVVGMLFASLDDIWSVVIWLLIMSSPSIQMIALIMGYPKLQKKVQIWRHLVSGGLDQR is encoded by the coding sequence ATGGAGATGGCCGCACAGTTATTCGTGATCACTTCCTTGGTTGTCACATGGATCTCAGGGATCGCTCTCAGCTCCTTCATAGTCATCATCTATATCATcgaatggaagaagaaagaacaATTCAATGTCTGTGATCGAATCTTTGTCTTCATGGCTCTGAACAACCTCCTCCGACAGTCATCGATCCTCCTCAGCGGTCTCTCATTTATATTCTGGTTCCATCTGATGGTGACTAACCGCGGTTatattatggtgtgtactgtgACCTTTCTCTATCTAATCTATGACAGTATCTGGCACTCGGCCTGGTTGTCTATGTACTATTGTGTGAAGCTGGTGAACTCTTCCCATAGGGTCATTGTTATGGTGAAGCACCGGTTGTCTTCTTCAGTGACTCTGCTGCTCATTACAACGTCTGTGGCTTCGTTCCTCATTAATCTTCCATGGACAATGTTAGTTTCTGTTCCCCATAATAACTCCTCATCGAGCAGAGGAAATTTTATCCAGCTCAATCTGTACTTTACATATATTAATGTTCTGTTTGGCTGCTGTCTCCCGTTTCTGGTGACCTTCATCTGTATCGGGGTCAGTGTGGGCGCTCTGGTGAGGCACATGTGGAGGATGAGGCACAGCGCTTCTCAGTTCAGTTCTTCTCCTCAGCTCCAGGGTCATGTCCGAGCCACCAGGACAATGATCCTTCAGGTTCTCTTAAATTTTGTCCTGTATGTCTCAGTAGTTGGGATGTTGTTCGCCTCATTGGACGATATTTGGAGTGTTGTTATCTGGTTACTCATCATGTCTTCTCCCTCTATCCAAATGATCGCTCTAATCATGGGGTATCCCAAATTACAGAAAAAAGTCCAGATATGGAGACACTTAGTAAGTGGAGGACTGGACCAGCGATGA